A stretch of Pseudomonas sp. 7SR1 DNA encodes these proteins:
- a CDS encoding TetR family transcriptional regulator, giving the protein MLPRAEQKQQTRNALMDAARHLMECGRGFGSLSLREVARTAGIVPTGFYRHFDDMDQLGLALVSEVGQTFRETIRLVRHNEFVMGGIIDASVRIFLDVVQANRSQFLFLAREQYGGSLPVRQAIAQLREGISSDLAADLALMPKLQHLDLAGLSVMADLIVKSVFATLPDIIDPPAEALPDHLTPQVKITQQLRFIFIGLKHWRGLGSTE; this is encoded by the coding sequence ATGCTGCCCCGTGCCGAACAGAAACAACAGACTCGAAATGCCCTGATGGACGCAGCCCGTCATCTGATGGAGTGTGGCCGTGGGTTCGGCAGCCTGAGCCTGAGGGAAGTCGCCAGGACAGCGGGCATCGTGCCCACCGGCTTCTACCGGCACTTCGATGACATGGACCAACTGGGCCTGGCGCTGGTCAGCGAGGTTGGCCAGACCTTTCGCGAAACCATCCGTCTGGTGCGCCATAACGAGTTCGTCATGGGCGGCATCATCGATGCCTCGGTGCGGATTTTTCTCGATGTCGTGCAAGCCAACCGTTCACAGTTCCTGTTCCTTGCCCGCGAGCAGTACGGCGGCTCCCTGCCCGTACGCCAGGCCATCGCACAACTGCGCGAAGGTATCAGCTCGGACCTGGCCGCCGACCTCGCGCTCATGCCCAAGCTCCAGCATCTGGACCTTGCCGGGCTGAGCGTGATGGCCGATCTCATCGTCAAGAGCGTGTTCGCCACCCTCCCCGATATCATCGACCCTCCCGCCGAAGCCCTGCCTGACCATCTCACCCCCCAGGTGAAGATCACCCAGCAATTGCGCTTCATTTTCATCGGCCTCAAGCACTGGCGCGGACTGGGCAGCACGGAGTGA
- the ureE gene encoding urease accessory protein UreE, whose translation MLVIHRRIDIQSCWDAELHLTFDARSKSRLRCFSAEGEDVGLFLERGQPPLYDGECLQAEDGRVVRVCARPEQLLHVTCTNAFELTRAAYHLGNRHVALQVGDGWLRLLDDYVLKAMLEQLGARAESIEAPFQPEHGAYGGGHHHSRHGDEDFNYAPRLHQFGVRP comes from the coding sequence ATGCTGGTGATTCATCGCAGAATCGACATTCAATCCTGCTGGGATGCAGAGCTGCACCTGACTTTCGACGCCCGCAGCAAAAGCCGCCTGCGCTGTTTCAGTGCCGAGGGTGAAGATGTGGGGTTGTTTTTGGAACGGGGCCAGCCACCGCTGTACGACGGCGAATGCCTGCAGGCCGAGGACGGTCGTGTCGTGCGGGTGTGCGCTCGTCCCGAACAGTTGCTGCATGTCACCTGCACCAACGCCTTCGAATTGACCCGGGCGGCTTATCACCTGGGCAACCGTCATGTCGCCCTGCAAGTGGGGGATGGCTGGCTGCGCCTGCTGGACGACTACGTGCTCAAGGCGATGCTCGAACAACTGGGTGCCCGCGCCGAATCCATCGAAGCGCCGTTCCAGCCCGAACATGGCGCCTACGGCGGCGGCCATCATCATTCGCGACACGGCGACGAGGATTTCAATTACGCGCCGCGCCTGCATCAGTTCGGCGTGCGTCCATGA